Proteins encoded within one genomic window of Lysinibacillus louembei:
- the hemH gene encoding ferrochelatase: MKQVRGLLVMAYGTPYKEEDIERYYTHIRHGRKPAQEDIDDLAERYRAIGGISPLAKMTEAQANALCARLNEVQDEVEYKVFIGLKHIEPFVEDAVAAMVNEGITEAVSIVLAPHFSTFSIKSYNGRAQEEADKLGGTLKITSVEAWYDEPKFIEYWRQAVDGELEKMSAEERANCCLIISNHSLPEKIKLAGDPYEDQLIETANLIKAAATIENIAVGWQSEGKTPEPWLGPDVQDLTRELFNAHGYKAFMYAPVGFVTEHLEVLYDNDIECKVVCDELGVGYYRPAMPNTHPLFIDAMVDAIHKKLA; encoded by the coding sequence ATGAAGCAAGTACGTGGATTGTTAGTGATGGCATATGGTACGCCATACAAGGAAGAGGATATCGAGCGTTATTATACGCATATTCGTCATGGGCGTAAGCCTGCACAAGAGGATATCGATGATTTAGCTGAACGCTATCGTGCAATCGGTGGCATTTCACCGTTAGCGAAAATGACAGAGGCACAGGCAAATGCTTTATGTGCACGTTTAAATGAAGTACAGGACGAAGTGGAATATAAAGTGTTTATTGGCTTAAAGCATATCGAGCCATTCGTGGAGGATGCCGTTGCAGCAATGGTCAACGAAGGCATTACAGAGGCTGTATCTATTGTATTAGCACCACATTTCTCTACATTCTCGATTAAATCATACAATGGCCGTGCACAGGAAGAGGCGGACAAGCTAGGTGGTACGCTAAAAATTACGTCTGTGGAGGCATGGTATGATGAGCCGAAATTTATTGAGTATTGGCGCCAAGCTGTTGATGGCGAGCTAGAAAAAATGTCAGCAGAAGAGCGTGCAAACTGCTGCTTAATCATTTCTAATCACTCTTTACCTGAAAAAATTAAGCTTGCTGGTGATCCGTATGAAGATCAATTAATTGAAACAGCAAACTTAATTAAAGCAGCGGCTACTATTGAAAATATTGCAGTAGGCTGGCAATCAGAAGGTAAAACACCAGAGCCTTGGTTAGGGCCTGATGTGCAAGATTTAACGCGTGAGCTATTTAATGCACATGGCTATAAAGCATTTATGTATGCTCCTGTAGGGTTTGTAACAGAGCATTTAGAAGTGCTTTATGACAATGATATTGAATGTAAAGTAGTTTGCGACGAATTAGGTGTGGGCTATTATCGCCCAGCAATGCCAAATACACATCCATTATTTATTGACGCAATGGTTGATGCCATTCATAAAAAACTAGCATAA